A stretch of the Archangium violaceum genome encodes the following:
- a CDS encoding efflux RND transporter periplasmic adaptor subunit — translation MMSRPLLLVLCLACMPACKWAPSDHEHGAGQGHEHGHEHGAAANEPERPGQSVTVYQDGLELFMEYPSFVVGQPSPLVAHFTDARDPNGFHVVTKGHVTATLRYADGAEERFVAEKLLRDGIFKPEVRPTKAGESTLTLRLEGEQVSGTVEVGRVVVYPTVAAAVAAAPPEEEGGATVPFLKEQQWKTQYATAPAESRVLQGGVRANGELKPVAGQSAELAAPVAGRVSVGDKVVHLGQRVRKGEVLVRLVPTGSASGTDLASVEMEAARAKAELGLAEREVKRAEELFAGKAIPEKQLDAARVAHEVAAARVAASERQLALYRSTQRGSAGPGGTAFELRSPVEGVVSFADVIPGAVVEAGRLLVSVVNPERLWLEARVFEADAPRVERSPGASFSVAGFDHEFTVDEKTGRRVAVGSVVDRASRTVPVIFELPNPGGVLKPGMFAKVTLYTGQTLRGVAIPESAVVDDNGKPTVFVMEGGESFFKRAIQVGVRSGGYVQVLEGVKEGERVVSRGAYELKLSTATGAIPEHGHQH, via the coding sequence ATGATGAGCCGCCCTCTTCTTCTCGTCCTCTGCCTGGCGTGCATGCCGGCGTGCAAGTGGGCCCCGAGCGACCATGAACATGGCGCTGGCCAGGGCCATGAGCACGGCCACGAGCACGGAGCCGCCGCGAACGAGCCGGAGCGCCCGGGCCAGTCCGTCACCGTCTACCAGGATGGCTTGGAGCTCTTCATGGAGTACCCGTCGTTCGTCGTGGGCCAGCCCTCGCCCCTGGTGGCCCACTTCACCGACGCACGCGACCCCAACGGCTTCCACGTGGTGACGAAGGGACACGTGACGGCCACCCTGCGCTACGCGGACGGCGCGGAGGAGCGCTTCGTGGCCGAGAAGCTCCTGCGTGATGGCATCTTCAAGCCGGAGGTGCGGCCCACGAAGGCGGGAGAGAGCACGCTCACCTTGCGGCTCGAGGGCGAGCAGGTGTCGGGCACCGTGGAGGTGGGCAGGGTGGTGGTGTACCCCACGGTCGCCGCGGCCGTGGCCGCCGCGCCGCCCGAGGAGGAGGGCGGCGCCACCGTGCCCTTCCTCAAGGAGCAGCAATGGAAGACGCAATACGCGACGGCGCCGGCCGAGTCGCGCGTGCTCCAGGGCGGGGTGCGCGCCAACGGAGAGCTGAAGCCCGTGGCGGGCCAGTCCGCGGAGCTGGCCGCTCCGGTCGCGGGGCGTGTCTCCGTGGGTGACAAGGTGGTGCACCTGGGGCAGCGCGTGCGCAAGGGGGAGGTGCTCGTGCGGCTGGTGCCCACCGGCTCGGCGAGCGGCACGGACCTGGCCTCGGTGGAGATGGAGGCGGCGCGCGCGAAGGCGGAGCTGGGCCTCGCGGAGCGGGAGGTGAAGCGCGCGGAGGAGCTGTTCGCGGGCAAGGCCATCCCCGAGAAGCAGCTGGATGCGGCGCGGGTGGCGCACGAGGTGGCGGCGGCGCGGGTGGCGGCCTCCGAGCGCCAGCTCGCGCTCTATCGCAGCACCCAGCGCGGGTCGGCGGGCCCGGGTGGCACGGCCTTCGAGCTGCGCTCCCCGGTGGAGGGGGTGGTGTCCTTCGCGGACGTCATCCCCGGGGCCGTGGTGGAGGCGGGCAGGCTTCTCGTGTCGGTGGTCAACCCCGAGCGGCTGTGGCTGGAGGCTCGCGTGTTCGAGGCGGACGCGCCAAGGGTGGAGCGCTCGCCCGGGGCTTCCTTCTCCGTGGCGGGCTTCGACCATGAGTTCACCGTGGACGAGAAGACGGGGCGCCGGGTCGCGGTGGGCTCGGTGGTGGACAGGGCCTCGCGCACGGTGCCAGTCATCTTCGAGCTGCCCAACCCCGGCGGTGTCCTCAAGCCCGGCATGTTCGCGAAGGTGACGCTCTACACGGGGCAGACGTTGCGCGGGGTGGCCATTCCCGAGTCGGCCGTCGTGGACGACAACGGCAAGCCCACCGTCTTCGTGATGGAGGGCGGTGAGTCCTTCTTCAAGCGCGCCATCCAGGTGGGGGTCCGCTCCGGCGGCTACGTCCAGGTGCTCGAGGGCGTGAAGGAGGGTGAGCGGGTCGTCTCCCGCGGGGCATACGAGCTCAAGCTGTCCACCGCCACGGGCGCCATCCCCGAGCACGGCCACCAGCACTGA
- a CDS encoding M56 family metallopeptidase has product MATLAFLLECAATAALVGTAVSLLVWPALLVLRARALQRVPALRADLAFVLGTLPALASVGVVAAAAAPPLAAALGLAADHCLGHGHHVHLCFLHTATVRPVLATVGAFSLVVFLFRAGDVVLRLLRVRARLSALESLGTPRSGPFPIVAVPGAPRLCHAVGLVRRRILLSASLEESLTQVELRSALAHEEAHLRRREPLLGLLLGVAGLFAAPFLARACVTVYQTAAEEACDAEAAAAVGDGGLVAGALVKVATLQRRLSNVAGEMPAFGALALERRVRLLLDEEARATSAQALRVAGVMALAAGLLAFAYTAFLHHAVETALHLLF; this is encoded by the coding sequence ATGGCGACCCTGGCCTTCCTCCTGGAGTGCGCGGCGACGGCGGCCCTCGTCGGGACGGCGGTCTCCCTGCTCGTCTGGCCAGCGCTCCTGGTGCTTCGTGCGCGGGCGCTGCAGCGCGTTCCGGCGCTCCGCGCGGACCTGGCCTTCGTGCTCGGCACGTTGCCCGCCCTGGCCTCGGTGGGGGTGGTAGCCGCCGCGGCCGCTCCTCCGCTCGCCGCCGCGCTCGGGCTGGCGGCTGACCACTGTCTGGGTCATGGGCACCACGTCCACCTCTGCTTCCTCCACACGGCGACGGTGCGGCCCGTTCTCGCGACGGTGGGAGCCTTCTCGCTTGTCGTGTTCCTCTTCCGTGCCGGGGACGTCGTCCTTCGGCTGCTGCGGGTGCGTGCACGGCTGTCCGCCCTCGAGTCGCTTGGCACTCCGCGCTCCGGGCCCTTCCCCATCGTCGCCGTGCCAGGGGCTCCACGGCTCTGCCATGCGGTCGGACTCGTGCGCCGACGCATCCTGCTGTCAGCCAGTCTGGAGGAGTCGCTGACCCAGGTGGAGCTGCGCTCGGCACTGGCGCACGAGGAGGCCCACTTGCGCCGGCGAGAGCCGCTGCTCGGGTTGCTCCTCGGGGTGGCCGGGCTGTTCGCCGCGCCGTTCCTCGCTCGGGCGTGCGTGACCGTCTACCAGACGGCCGCGGAGGAAGCGTGCGATGCCGAAGCCGCGGCGGCGGTGGGGGATGGCGGGCTGGTGGCGGGCGCGCTCGTCAAGGTGGCCACCCTGCAGCGACGGCTCTCCAACGTCGCGGGGGAGATGCCCGCCTTCGGGGCCCTCGCGCTGGAGCGGCGTGTCCGGCTCCTGCTCGATGAGGAGGCGCGAGCCACCTCGGCGCAGGCCCTTCGTGTCGCGGGCGTCATGGCCCTCGCCGCGGGGCTGCTCGCATTCGCGTACACCGCCTTCCTCCACCATGCGGTGGAGACGGCGCTCCATCTCCTCTTCTGA
- a CDS encoding BlaI/MecI/CopY family transcriptional regulator has protein sequence MKKRVWEPLGRLESAVMEVVWTHAPVTAREVCDRMTGAEERAYTTIMTTMDRLHRKGLLVREKDGPAWRYAPALGKSEFEKALADGLAAEILQAHGEVALSAFVDAAAQVDEGLLDRLAQLITQRRRRRG, from the coding sequence GTGAAGAAGCGCGTCTGGGAGCCCCTGGGCCGATTGGAATCGGCTGTGATGGAAGTCGTCTGGACCCATGCCCCGGTGACGGCCCGCGAGGTGTGTGACCGGATGACGGGGGCCGAGGAGCGGGCCTACACCACCATCATGACCACGATGGACCGGCTCCACCGCAAGGGACTGCTCGTTCGCGAGAAGGACGGTCCGGCCTGGCGGTACGCACCCGCGCTCGGCAAGAGCGAGTTCGAGAAGGCGCTCGCGGACGGGCTGGCGGCGGAGATCCTCCAGGCCCACGGCGAGGTCGCGCTCTCCGCCTTCGTCGATGCCGCGGCCCAGGTCGATGAGGGGCTGCTCGATCGGTTGGCGCAGCTCATCACCCAGCGGCGCCGGAGACGCGGGTGA
- a CDS encoding DUF2270 domain-containing protein gives MAIDGNERDKNEYEAPSLSDAAMAQLFRGELSRSDTWRSRLDNTTNWSLTTTAAVISFGFSSTASHVVFIVGIWMVVSFLSIEARRYRYYDLWMRRVRLLEEGYWIPMLRREPPDPDSLRELVSLMERPQLQLSVFSAISTRLNRAYGPILLVLTLSWFVKVYSHPGAPGSLGDFVERAHVGPLHGAVVMAFLFLLVLVFTYLFVASFFTRAPLGELRSRPRGRRSTLWESFYRPYATLAPRRRGRRIPTAGPKGPPPTPPIQTPPMH, from the coding sequence ATGGCAATCGACGGCAACGAGCGCGACAAGAACGAGTACGAGGCCCCGTCGCTGTCGGACGCGGCCATGGCCCAACTGTTCCGAGGTGAGCTGAGCCGCTCGGACACCTGGCGTTCACGTCTGGACAACACCACCAACTGGTCCCTCACCACCACCGCGGCCGTCATCTCCTTCGGCTTCTCCTCCACCGCGTCCCACGTCGTCTTCATCGTGGGCATCTGGATGGTGGTGTCCTTCCTCTCCATCGAGGCGCGCCGCTACCGCTATTACGACCTGTGGATGAGGCGGGTACGGCTATTGGAGGAGGGCTACTGGATTCCCATGCTGCGCCGGGAGCCCCCGGATCCCGACTCCCTGCGCGAACTGGTCAGCCTCATGGAGCGGCCGCAGCTGCAGCTGTCGGTCTTCTCCGCCATCTCCACCCGCCTCAACCGTGCCTACGGCCCCATCCTGCTGGTGCTGACGCTCTCCTGGTTCGTCAAGGTGTACAGCCACCCGGGAGCGCCCGGCAGCCTCGGAGATTTCGTGGAGCGAGCCCACGTGGGCCCCCTCCACGGAGCGGTGGTGATGGCGTTCCTCTTCCTGCTCGTGCTGGTGTTCACCTACCTCTTCGTGGCGTCCTTCTTCACCCGGGCCCCGCTGGGAGAGCTGCGCAGCCGGCCGCGCGGGCGCCGCTCCACGCTGTGGGAGTCCTTCTACCGGCCGTACGCCACCCTCGCCCCGCGCCGCCGGGGCCGGCGTATCCCCACGGCGGGCCCGAAGGGACCGCCCCCCACCCCTCCCATCCAGACTCCACCCATGCATTAG
- a CDS encoding DMT family transporter, which yields MSPEVKGALMGLGAAALFGLSAPMAKRLLPESGPLMLASLLYLGGGLGLSLASIAARLRRAGVPRREAPLARRDWPLLAGIILCGGMLGPVLMLVGLARLSAVATSLLLNLEGPFTILLAVLLFGEHLGRRAGLATGFIFCGAAVLGLQSGEVRADWPGVLAVAGACLSWAVDNNLTQRLSLKDPVTVVRIKALGAGSCMLVLATVTRQPLPGAHGVAAALALGAASYGLSIVLDMYALRLLGAAREAAYFATAPFLGALAALPLLGERLSLTELLGGAAMALGVVLLVRERHGHLHTHEALEHEHLHVHDEHHQHEHPGMTDTTEPHSHPHRHAPLTHDHPHVSDLHHRHKHGPP from the coding sequence ATGTCACCCGAGGTGAAGGGGGCGTTGATGGGCCTCGGGGCCGCGGCGCTCTTCGGACTGAGCGCGCCCATGGCCAAGCGGCTCCTCCCCGAAAGCGGCCCCCTGATGCTCGCCTCGCTCCTCTATCTGGGGGGCGGGTTGGGGCTGAGCCTCGCCTCCATCGCGGCGCGACTTCGCCGGGCCGGCGTCCCCCGCCGTGAGGCGCCCCTGGCGCGGAGGGACTGGCCCCTGCTCGCGGGCATCATCCTCTGCGGTGGGATGCTCGGTCCCGTGCTGATGTTGGTGGGGCTCGCACGGCTCTCGGCGGTGGCCACCTCCCTGCTGCTCAACCTCGAGGGCCCCTTCACCATCCTGCTCGCCGTGCTCCTCTTCGGCGAGCACCTGGGCCGGCGGGCGGGACTCGCCACCGGGTTCATCTTCTGCGGCGCGGCGGTGCTCGGGCTCCAGTCCGGCGAGGTACGCGCGGACTGGCCCGGAGTGCTGGCCGTGGCGGGCGCGTGCCTGTCCTGGGCGGTGGACAACAACCTCACGCAGCGCCTCTCGTTGAAGGACCCCGTGACCGTGGTCCGCATCAAGGCGCTGGGGGCGGGCAGTTGCATGCTCGTCCTCGCCACCGTGACGAGGCAGCCGCTACCGGGAGCACACGGGGTGGCCGCGGCGCTCGCGCTCGGGGCCGCCAGCTACGGCTTGAGCATCGTCCTGGACATGTATGCACTGCGCCTGCTCGGGGCCGCGCGCGAGGCCGCCTACTTCGCCACGGCCCCCTTCCTGGGAGCCCTGGCCGCGCTACCGCTGCTCGGCGAGCGGCTCTCCCTCACGGAGCTGCTGGGCGGCGCGGCCATGGCGCTGGGCGTCGTCCTCCTCGTGCGCGAGCGCCATGGCCATCTCCATACCCACGAGGCGCTGGAGCACGAGCACCTGCACGTGCATGACGAGCACCACCAGCACGAGCACCCGGGCATGACGGACACCACCGAGCCCCACAGCCATCCCCACCGGCACGCGCCCCTCACCCACGACCATCCGCATGTGTCCGACCTGCACCACCGGCACAAGCACGGACCGCCCTGA
- a CDS encoding isocitrate dehydrogenase (NAD(+)), with protein MANTRTVTVINGDGIGPEVMAATIRVLEALKAPLEFEFKDAGTEVIAKYGTNLPHETVEAVLRSGVALKGPTGTVVGGGMASANVGLRKRLDLYSSLRPVKSVPGVKTRYENVDLVVVRENTESLYAGLEHIIVPGVVESLKIITEKASTRIARFAFEYAKKNGRKKVTSVHKANIMKLSDGLFLDCTRKVGREFPEIQYEEVIIDNMCMQLVKDPTRYDVLVMENLYGDIISDLCAGLVGGLGLVPGANIGERTAMFEAVHGTAPDIAGKGLANPTALMMSAVMMLDWLDLKDEARKFENALNKVHGESKARTGDLGGSATTREFTDAVIAAL; from the coding sequence ATGGCGAATACGCGTACGGTCACGGTCATCAATGGTGATGGAATCGGCCCCGAGGTCATGGCGGCCACCATCCGCGTCCTCGAGGCGCTCAAGGCCCCCCTCGAGTTCGAGTTCAAGGACGCGGGCACTGAGGTCATCGCCAAGTACGGCACCAACCTGCCCCACGAGACGGTGGAGGCGGTGCTGCGCAGCGGCGTGGCGCTCAAGGGCCCCACGGGCACCGTGGTGGGTGGCGGCATGGCCTCGGCGAACGTGGGCCTGCGCAAGCGCCTGGACCTGTACTCCTCGCTGCGTCCGGTCAAGAGCGTTCCTGGCGTGAAGACGCGCTACGAGAACGTGGACCTGGTGGTGGTGCGAGAGAACACCGAGTCGCTCTACGCGGGCCTCGAGCACATCATCGTCCCGGGCGTGGTGGAGTCGCTCAAGATCATCACCGAGAAGGCCTCCACGCGCATCGCGCGCTTCGCCTTCGAGTACGCCAAGAAGAACGGGCGCAAGAAGGTGACGAGCGTCCACAAGGCCAACATCATGAAGCTGTCGGATGGCCTCTTCCTCGACTGCACCCGCAAGGTGGGCCGGGAGTTCCCGGAGATCCAGTACGAGGAGGTCATCATCGACAACATGTGCATGCAGCTGGTGAAGGACCCGACCCGCTACGACGTGCTGGTGATGGAGAACCTGTACGGGGACATCATCAGCGACCTGTGCGCGGGGCTGGTGGGCGGCCTGGGCCTGGTGCCGGGCGCCAACATCGGCGAGCGCACGGCGATGTTCGAGGCGGTGCACGGCACGGCGCCGGATATCGCGGGCAAGGGCCTGGCCAACCCCACGGCGCTGATGATGTCGGCGGTGATGATGCTGGACTGGCTCGACCTGAAGGACGAGGCGCGCAAGTTCGAGAACGCGCTGAACAAGGTCCACGGCGAGAGCAAGGCGCGCACGGGAGACCTGGGTGGCAGCGCCACCACGCGCGAGTTCACCGACGCGGTCATCGCGGCGCTGTAG
- a CDS encoding translation initiation factor, with protein MGKRDKKPETPAPAGPFNNPFASLGLKREALPEGPPPAPVRAEEPKGPARAVVRMERKGRGGKEVTVVEQLGLPEVEREKWLKALKGALGCGGAVEGDTLVLQGDQRERLPSLLEARGVRRVTVG; from the coding sequence ATGGGCAAGCGTGACAAGAAGCCCGAGACGCCCGCTCCGGCGGGGCCCTTCAACAACCCCTTCGCCTCGCTCGGCCTCAAGCGGGAGGCGCTGCCCGAGGGGCCGCCTCCCGCGCCGGTGAGGGCCGAGGAGCCCAAGGGCCCCGCGCGCGCCGTGGTGCGCATGGAGCGCAAGGGCCGCGGTGGCAAGGAGGTGACGGTGGTGGAGCAGCTCGGGCTGCCGGAGGTGGAGCGGGAGAAGTGGCTGAAGGCCCTCAAGGGCGCCCTGGGGTGTGGCGGCGCCGTGGAGGGCGACACGCTGGTGCTGCAGGGAGATCAGCGCGAGCGTCTGCCCTCGCTCCTGGAGGCTCGCGGCGTGCGCCGCGTCACCGTGGGGTGA
- a CDS encoding efflux RND transporter permease subunit encodes MNRLIRWSIDNRLLVVAACVLLLVLGVETARKMPVDVFPDLTAPTVTVITEAHGLAPEEVETLVTFPIETSVNGATGVRRVRSASGVGISIIWVEFEWGTDIYTARQVVNEKLQLVAAQLPPDVPPPSMAPISSVMGEILFLSVSWDKSALARDEAGREAQMMEARSLSDWVLRKRLLSVSGVSQVVPIGGAVKQYQVLLRPEALQALDVSIEQVVHSLRTTNQNASGGFYVEGGQEYLLRAVGRARGAGDIANTVVTVRAGHPITVGQVADVRVGPKPKRGEGSANAEPAVILAVMKQPDANTLELTRRLDVVLDDIQRTLPQGLVIHRDIFRQSDFISVAVHNVSVALRDGAILVAVILLVFLMNLRATFISLMAIPLSLVVAVLALAAFGVTLNTMTIGGLTIAIGALVDDAIIDVENVFRRLRENAHLPERQRRSAFEVIYRASVEVRGAIVFATLIIVLVFVPLFFLSGLEGRMLAPLGLAYIVAITASLVVAVTVTPALCAYLLPRARSLGHEEGWVLRWLKARYQPLLAWALARPKAILAGAGLAFLATLAIIPFLGRAFLPEFNEGTLTLNVVTLPGTSLEESDKLGRRVEQALLALPEVVSTSRRTGRAELDEHAQDVNAAELDVSLDLSRSHRDKEALLEAMRKSLAQVPGAVITIGQPLSHRIDHMLSGSRSAIALKLFGDDLEKLRELAERVKKVAEGTPGAVDVAIEQQVDIPELEIRTDRDAVARYGLTTGEVTEAVERAFAGQTVGSVLEGQRAVELVVRLDDASRADLDAISSTLIDTPVGPRIPLKMLANLSRSSSPNTISREGVQRKMVVQANVAGRDLSAVVDDLRARVAREVSFPTGYYLVYGGQFESAEEAARGIALLSVGVVVGIFLLLVVAFDSVRNALLTLINLPLALIGGVVAVALSSGVVSVASLVGFITLFGIATRNGILMVSHFEHLMTEEGKSLSEAVVQGSMERLAPILMTALSAGLALVPLVIAGGDAGNEIQAPMGVVILGGLLSSTFLNMLVVPVLFRLYGRPPAARAHLVSGEG; translated from the coding sequence ATGAACCGCCTCATTCGCTGGTCCATCGACAACCGCCTGCTGGTGGTGGCGGCCTGTGTGCTGCTGCTCGTGCTCGGGGTGGAGACCGCCCGGAAGATGCCGGTGGACGTCTTTCCGGACCTCACCGCGCCCACCGTCACGGTCATCACCGAGGCGCATGGGCTGGCGCCCGAGGAGGTGGAGACGCTCGTCACCTTTCCCATCGAGACGTCGGTGAACGGTGCCACGGGCGTGCGCCGGGTACGCTCGGCCTCTGGAGTGGGCATCTCCATCATCTGGGTGGAGTTCGAGTGGGGCACCGACATCTACACCGCGCGGCAGGTGGTGAACGAGAAGCTGCAGCTCGTCGCCGCGCAGCTCCCGCCGGACGTGCCGCCGCCCTCCATGGCGCCCATCTCCTCGGTGATGGGGGAGATCCTCTTCCTGTCCGTCTCCTGGGACAAGTCAGCGCTGGCGCGGGATGAGGCGGGGCGCGAGGCGCAGATGATGGAGGCTCGCAGCCTGTCGGACTGGGTGTTGCGCAAGCGCCTGCTGTCCGTGTCGGGCGTGTCCCAGGTCGTCCCCATTGGCGGGGCGGTGAAGCAGTACCAGGTGTTGCTGCGGCCCGAGGCGCTCCAGGCGCTCGATGTCAGCATCGAGCAGGTGGTGCACTCGCTGCGGACGACGAACCAGAACGCCTCCGGTGGCTTCTACGTGGAGGGTGGGCAGGAGTACCTGCTGCGGGCGGTGGGACGGGCCCGGGGGGCGGGGGACATCGCCAACACGGTCGTCACCGTGCGCGCGGGTCATCCCATCACCGTGGGACAGGTGGCGGACGTGAGGGTGGGACCCAAGCCCAAGCGCGGAGAGGGCAGTGCCAACGCGGAGCCCGCCGTCATCCTCGCGGTGATGAAGCAGCCGGACGCCAACACGCTGGAGCTCACCCGGCGCCTGGACGTGGTGCTCGACGACATCCAGCGCACCCTTCCCCAGGGCCTGGTCATCCACCGCGACATCTTCCGGCAGTCGGACTTCATCTCGGTGGCGGTGCACAACGTGTCCGTGGCGCTGCGCGATGGCGCCATCCTCGTGGCCGTCATCCTGCTCGTCTTCCTGATGAACCTGCGGGCGACGTTCATCTCGCTCATGGCCATTCCGTTGTCGCTGGTGGTGGCGGTGCTGGCGCTCGCGGCGTTCGGCGTCACGCTCAACACGATGACCATTGGTGGGCTGACCATCGCCATCGGCGCGTTGGTGGACGATGCCATCATCGACGTGGAGAACGTCTTCCGGCGCCTGCGGGAGAACGCGCACCTGCCCGAGAGGCAGCGCCGGTCCGCCTTCGAGGTCATCTACCGGGCCTCGGTGGAGGTGCGTGGCGCCATCGTCTTCGCCACCCTCATCATCGTCCTCGTCTTCGTGCCGCTCTTCTTCTTGTCGGGACTGGAGGGGCGGATGCTGGCGCCATTGGGGCTGGCGTACATCGTGGCCATCACCGCCTCGCTGGTGGTTGCGGTGACGGTGACCCCCGCGCTGTGCGCGTACCTGCTGCCCCGGGCCCGCTCGTTGGGCCACGAGGAAGGGTGGGTGCTGCGCTGGCTGAAGGCGCGTTACCAGCCGCTGCTCGCCTGGGCGCTGGCGCGGCCGAAGGCCATCCTCGCCGGTGCGGGCCTGGCCTTCCTGGCCACGCTCGCCATCATTCCGTTCCTCGGGCGCGCCTTCCTGCCCGAATTCAACGAGGGCACGCTCACCCTCAACGTCGTCACCTTGCCGGGCACTTCGCTGGAGGAGTCGGACAAGCTCGGCCGGCGGGTGGAGCAGGCGCTGCTGGCCCTTCCCGAGGTGGTCTCCACATCCCGTCGCACGGGCCGCGCGGAGCTGGACGAGCACGCCCAGGACGTCAACGCGGCGGAGCTCGACGTGAGCCTGGACCTTTCCAGGAGTCACCGCGACAAGGAGGCGCTGCTGGAGGCGATGCGCAAATCTCTCGCCCAGGTGCCGGGGGCCGTCATCACCATCGGCCAGCCGCTCTCCCACCGCATCGACCACATGCTCTCGGGCTCCCGGTCCGCCATCGCGCTGAAGCTCTTCGGGGACGACCTGGAGAAGCTGCGGGAGCTGGCCGAGCGGGTGAAGAAGGTGGCCGAGGGCACCCCGGGCGCGGTGGACGTCGCCATCGAGCAGCAGGTGGACATTCCCGAGCTGGAGATTCGCACCGACCGGGACGCGGTGGCGCGCTACGGCCTCACCACGGGCGAGGTGACCGAGGCGGTGGAGCGGGCCTTCGCCGGGCAGACGGTGGGCTCGGTGCTGGAGGGGCAGCGCGCGGTGGAGCTCGTGGTGCGCCTGGACGATGCCTCCCGGGCGGACCTGGACGCCATCTCCTCCACGTTGATCGACACGCCCGTGGGGCCTCGCATCCCGCTGAAGATGCTCGCGAACCTCTCGCGCTCATCCAGTCCGAACACCATCAGCCGCGAGGGCGTGCAGCGCAAGATGGTGGTGCAGGCCAACGTGGCGGGACGGGACCTGTCCGCGGTCGTGGACGACCTGAGGGCCCGGGTCGCCCGCGAGGTGTCGTTCCCCACGGGGTACTACCTCGTCTACGGCGGCCAGTTCGAGAGCGCCGAGGAGGCGGCCCGCGGCATCGCCCTGCTCAGCGTGGGCGTGGTGGTGGGCATCTTCCTGTTGCTGGTGGTGGCCTTCGACTCCGTGCGCAACGCGCTCCTCACCCTCATCAACCTGCCGCTGGCCCTCATCGGCGGAGTGGTAGCGGTGGCCCTGTCCTCGGGGGTGGTGAGCGTGGCCTCGCTCGTGGGCTTCATCACCCTGTTCGGCATCGCCACGCGCAACGGCATCCTCATGGTGAGCCACTTCGAGCACCTGATGACCGAGGAGGGGAAGAGTCTGTCCGAGGCGGTGGTGCAGGGCTCGATGGAGCGTCTGGCCCCCATCCTCATGACGGCCCTGTCCGCGGGGCTCGCGCTGGTTCCGCTCGTCATCGCCGGCGGCGACGCGGGCAATGAAATCCAGGCCCCCATGGGCGTGGTCATCCTGGGAGGGCTTCTCTCCTCCACCTTCCTCAACATGCTGGTGGTGCCGGTGCTCTTCCGTCTCTACGGCAGGCCCCCCGCGGCGCGCGCGCACCTGGTGTCTGGCGAGGGGTGA
- a CDS encoding TolC family protein, with amino-acid sequence MCMCSPPPGPSSSTIAGSIALLLLAGTALAQPALDEQQYVTRVLESGLEARVAEQEARLGRAEAVGVGLWPDPALEWERQKTSSGTRSGESQDVLRASIPLVLSGRLGLEAKAAEQHARAAEARHEWARAGLRHEATRAFAAVLAARERRSILEESLAQLGRLVEAIATLERAGEAAGYDRLRIELELATVRDALRGAALDARQAEAQALRLLGPEVTVLPPFEGPLLAERSLPEGASLLARLEERRGDLRALTLEARGAEAARRAAGRGWIPEPTVQAGAQFLDVGQPGAGAGYVVGVELPLPFFDRRQGDAARARARQGLSEARLAALLHEARSRFAVVLEVVSGRRERLARHRTEVLERAEELRRIAATAYRGGGAGLLVLVDAERAVREARLTIVELAVSLLEAETDLLLLAGAYDSATPRSATP; translated from the coding sequence ATGTGCATGTGCTCGCCCCCTCCTGGTCCGTCCTCCTCTACTATCGCCGGTAGTATCGCCCTGCTGCTGCTGGCCGGCACGGCCCTGGCGCAGCCCGCGCTCGATGAGCAGCAGTACGTCACGCGGGTGCTCGAGTCGGGCCTGGAGGCGCGTGTCGCCGAGCAGGAGGCCCGGCTGGGCCGCGCCGAAGCCGTGGGCGTCGGCCTGTGGCCCGACCCCGCCCTGGAGTGGGAGCGCCAGAAGACGAGCTCCGGAACACGCTCGGGGGAGAGTCAGGACGTGTTGCGGGCCTCCATCCCCCTGGTGCTCTCCGGACGGTTGGGCCTGGAGGCGAAGGCCGCCGAGCAGCACGCACGAGCCGCCGAGGCGCGGCACGAGTGGGCCCGGGCCGGTTTGCGTCATGAGGCGACACGGGCCTTCGCCGCGGTGCTGGCGGCCCGGGAACGCCGGAGCATTCTCGAGGAGTCACTCGCCCAGCTGGGGCGCCTGGTCGAGGCCATCGCCACCCTCGAGCGGGCGGGGGAGGCCGCGGGCTATGACAGGCTGCGCATCGAGCTGGAGCTGGCGACGGTGCGGGATGCGCTGCGCGGTGCCGCGCTGGACGCGCGTCAGGCCGAGGCCCAGGCGTTGCGGCTCCTCGGGCCCGAGGTGACGGTGCTGCCCCCCTTCGAGGGTCCTCTGCTGGCGGAGCGGTCCCTGCCGGAGGGAGCCTCGCTGTTGGCGCGGCTCGAGGAGCGGCGTGGCGACCTGCGCGCCCTCACGCTCGAAGCCCGTGGCGCGGAGGCCGCCCGGCGCGCGGCGGGCCGGGGTTGGATTCCAGAACCCACCGTGCAGGCGGGGGCACAATTCCTCGACGTGGGACAGCCGGGTGCCGGGGCCGGGTACGTGGTGGGCGTGGAGCTGCCGTTGCCCTTCTTCGATCGCCGGCAGGGCGATGCGGCCCGGGCGCGAGCGCGCCAGGGGCTCTCCGAGGCACGTCTCGCGGCACTGCTCCACGAGGCACGGAGCCGGTTCGCGGTCGTTCTCGAGGTGGTGTCCGGCCGACGGGAGCGACTGGCGCGGCACCGGACCGAAGTGCTCGAGCGCGCGGAGGAGTTGAGGCGGATCGCCGCGACGGCCTACCGGGGTGGAGGTGCCGGGCTCCTCGTCCTGGTCGATGCCGAGCGCGCTGTTCGTGAGGCGCGCCTCACCATCGTCGAGCTGGCGGTGTCCCTGCTCGAGGCCGAGACGGATCTTCTTCTTCTCGCGGGTGCCTACGACAGCGCCACGCCCCGGAGTGCCACCCCATGA